One Sodalinema gerasimenkoae IPPAS B-353 DNA segment encodes these proteins:
- a CDS encoding TVP38/TMEM64 family protein: protein MSQSTSRRRLGRWLLLVLLVTAVMVYGLGKLEMEVMRAWLEEAGWWAPVLYLLLYSLGTLLLLPSTPLNLTGGALFGTAWGTVWTSLGAILAAILAFGISRHLGRGAIAKRLGGRWQALDAELQQGGVFYLFAIRLLPIIPYGLVNIAAGLSSISLRDYLLGTALGTVPGIFPIVLLGSAGVQALETGEILPLFGALSLMGLLMLGATLYRRRRRAPWDGDRQ from the coding sequence GTGAGTCAGTCTACCTCTCGACGCCGATTGGGACGATGGCTGCTGCTGGTTCTCCTAGTAACCGCCGTGATGGTTTATGGTTTGGGAAAACTGGAGATGGAGGTGATGCGGGCCTGGCTTGAGGAGGCGGGGTGGTGGGCGCCGGTTCTCTATCTGTTGCTGTATAGTCTGGGAACGCTGCTGTTACTCCCGTCTACGCCCCTGAATTTGACGGGGGGGGCATTGTTTGGCACGGCTTGGGGTACGGTTTGGACAAGTTTAGGAGCGATTCTGGCAGCGATTCTGGCCTTTGGGATCAGTCGCCACCTTGGACGAGGGGCGATCGCCAAGCGGTTGGGGGGACGTTGGCAAGCCCTGGATGCTGAACTTCAGCAAGGGGGGGTGTTTTATCTATTTGCTATTCGCCTACTGCCGATTATTCCCTATGGGTTGGTGAATATCGCGGCGGGGTTAAGTAGCATTTCCCTGCGAGACTATCTCTTGGGGACAGCGTTGGGAACGGTTCCGGGGATTTTCCCAATTGTGCTGTTGGGAAGTGCGGGAGTTCAGGCCCTGGAAACGGGGGAAATATTGCCCCTATTTGGGGCCTTGAGTTTAATGGGACTGTTGATGCTAGGAGCGACCCTCTATCGACGGCGACGACGCGCTCCCTGGGATGGCGATCGCCAGTAA
- a CDS encoding glycosyltransferase family 2 protein yields MVIPPEFDDASITLSVVIPIYNEEANLGYLFERVLDSLQGLNISYEIICINDGSRDRSLEQLIEYHVKNPSIKIVNFSRNFGKDIALTAGLDHACGAAVIPLDADLQDPPELMGDLLEKWRQGYDVVYATRRDRQGESWLKRASASNFYRLLGRVSQVPIPQDTGDFRLMDRRVVEALKQLPERNRFMKGLFAWVGYRQVAIEYDRNPRHAGQSKWNYWQLWNFALDGITAFSSIPLKVWSYLGLGISLVALVYAVFLVIRTLISGIDVPGYASLMVAVLFMGGVQLISLGVIGEYLGRVYEEVKGRPLYLVRDLYGFEGKPHPNLDPLSRSDGGGKG; encoded by the coding sequence ATGGTAATTCCTCCTGAGTTTGATGATGCGTCGATAACGCTTTCTGTGGTGATTCCTATTTATAATGAGGAAGCCAATTTAGGGTATTTATTTGAGCGAGTTTTAGACAGTTTGCAAGGGTTGAATATCTCCTATGAGATTATCTGTATTAATGATGGTAGCCGCGATCGCAGTTTAGAGCAGCTCATTGAGTATCACGTCAAGAATCCTTCTATTAAAATTGTAAACTTTTCCCGTAATTTCGGCAAAGATATTGCCCTGACTGCGGGGCTAGATCATGCCTGTGGTGCGGCGGTCATTCCTCTGGATGCAGACCTACAAGATCCCCCAGAATTAATGGGAGATTTGCTGGAAAAATGGCGGCAGGGTTATGATGTGGTCTATGCCACTCGCCGCGATCGCCAAGGAGAAAGTTGGCTTAAACGGGCGAGTGCGAGTAACTTTTATCGACTCCTTGGACGGGTGAGTCAGGTCCCGATTCCTCAGGATACGGGGGATTTTCGCTTGATGGATCGGCGTGTGGTGGAGGCGCTGAAACAATTACCGGAACGAAACCGCTTTATGAAGGGGTTGTTTGCTTGGGTGGGCTATCGACAGGTGGCGATCGAATACGATCGCAATCCTCGCCACGCTGGGCAAAGTAAGTGGAATTATTGGCAACTTTGGAACTTTGCCTTAGATGGCATTACGGCGTTTAGTTCGATTCCCTTAAAGGTGTGGAGTTACTTAGGGTTGGGAATTTCTTTAGTGGCGCTAGTGTATGCCGTTTTTTTAGTCATCCGAACTCTGATTTCTGGAATTGATGTGCCTGGCTATGCCTCGTTGATGGTGGCGGTGTTATTTATGGGAGGAGTTCAGCTCATTAGTTTGGGGGTGATTGGGGAGTATTTGGGACGAGTCTATGAGGAAGTTAAGGGTCGTCCGTTGTATTTGGTGCGAGATCTCTATGGCTTTGAGGGCAAACCCCATCCCAACCTAGACCCCCTATCTCGCTCAGACGGAGGAGGGAAAGGGTGA
- the gloB gene encoding hydroxyacylglutathione hydrolase, whose amino-acid sequence MEIYRLPVLSDNYIFILHDPQQNLAAVVDPAQAGPVLEKLQDLNAQLITIFNTHHHADHIGGNGALRDAFPDITIYGGRHDRGRIPGQSVFLDEGDRVAFAGREGHVYFVPGHTRAHIAYYFPPTHPRDPGDLFCGDTLFAGGCGRLFEGTPAQMLESLSKLRNLPDDTRIWCAHEYTLKNLQFALTVDGENPQLQQRFQEVKTARSRQHATVPSRIGIEKQTNPFLRCDHPHLQQAVQGRDNVQTFARLRGRKDLF is encoded by the coding sequence ATGGAAATTTATCGACTCCCTGTCTTATCCGATAACTACATCTTTATCCTCCATGATCCACAGCAAAACCTGGCTGCTGTGGTTGATCCTGCCCAAGCGGGCCCCGTTTTAGAGAAACTACAAGACCTCAACGCCCAGCTCATCACCATCTTCAACACCCACCATCATGCCGATCATATCGGCGGAAATGGGGCCTTACGGGACGCCTTCCCGGATATCACCATCTATGGGGGGCGACACGATCGCGGCCGCATCCCTGGCCAGTCAGTCTTCTTAGACGAGGGCGATCGCGTCGCCTTTGCCGGCCGAGAGGGCCATGTCTATTTTGTCCCTGGCCATACCCGCGCCCATATTGCCTACTATTTTCCCCCAACCCATCCCCGTGACCCCGGCGACCTCTTTTGTGGAGATACCCTCTTTGCCGGAGGCTGTGGACGACTCTTTGAAGGAACCCCAGCCCAGATGCTAGAGTCCCTGAGTAAACTGCGGAACCTCCCCGACGATACCCGCATCTGGTGCGCCCATGAATACACCCTAAAAAACCTCCAATTTGCCCTCACCGTCGATGGGGAGAACCCCCAACTTCAACAACGGTTTCAGGAGGTCAAAACCGCGCGATCGCGCCAGCACGCCACCGTTCCCTCCCGCATTGGCATCGAGAAACAAACCAATCCCTTCTTACGCTGTGATCATCCCCACCTACAACAGGCCGTTCAAGGTCGCGATAATGTCCAAACCTTTGCCCGTTTACGAGGACGTAAGGATCTGTTTTGA
- a CDS encoding O-antigen ligase family protein, with amino-acid sequence MMRPQRGLYLGLLIFPLSPLLGGIAIVGVTAWYWWQKGRSQLQQPLTWSFGLAAFLLLLSSLQAHDPSISLLGLANFLPFMAIFLASRALIQHPQHRQHLSDVIVLSSLPVAIIGLGQQYLGWHGPIRFGWLISWELEVGGTPPGRMASVFGYANSLANFSLIAWTLAIGLTLQAWRSQQTSRVAAGLILICLNSAVLLATSSRNSWGVAVLMALIYGIILGWHWLLGVIGAIAALIFGAAFGPPPLQSPLQTLVPRAIWARLNDDLYPYRPIETLRTTQWQFAWDLSQERPLWGWGLRQFPQLYQEHTGVWLGHPHNLPLMLLSETGILATLALGLPIGWIYYQAVRHLKQQQSQPDLIALTLLLAFTATSLFHLVDVTLFDARVNILGWLLLAALDDGKSIPQYKKPEIS; translated from the coding sequence ATGATGCGTCCCCAACGGGGTTTATATTTAGGCCTACTCATCTTTCCCCTGAGTCCCCTACTCGGGGGAATTGCCATCGTAGGGGTGACGGCTTGGTATTGGTGGCAGAAGGGGCGATCGCAGCTGCAACAGCCCCTCACCTGGAGTTTCGGTCTGGCCGCCTTCCTGCTTCTGCTGTCGAGCCTACAGGCCCATGACCCCTCCATCTCCCTCCTCGGATTAGCCAATTTCTTGCCCTTCATGGCTATCTTTCTCGCCAGCCGGGCCCTCATTCAGCACCCCCAACACCGACAACACCTCAGCGACGTCATTGTCCTCTCCTCCCTCCCCGTCGCCATCATTGGTTTAGGACAACAGTACTTAGGCTGGCATGGCCCCATCCGTTTCGGCTGGCTGATATCCTGGGAACTTGAAGTTGGGGGAACCCCTCCCGGTCGCATGGCCTCCGTCTTTGGCTATGCCAACTCCCTGGCCAACTTTAGCCTCATCGCCTGGACTCTGGCGATCGGACTCACCCTACAGGCCTGGCGATCGCAGCAAACGTCCCGAGTCGCCGCCGGCCTCATCCTCATCTGCCTCAATAGCGCAGTCTTATTGGCCACATCCTCCCGCAACAGTTGGGGCGTGGCGGTTCTGATGGCCCTGATCTATGGCATCATCCTGGGTTGGCATTGGCTACTCGGAGTAATTGGGGCGATCGCTGCCCTCATCTTCGGGGCCGCCTTTGGTCCCCCTCCCCTGCAATCTCCCCTACAAACCCTCGTTCCCCGGGCCATCTGGGCCCGACTCAACGATGACCTCTACCCCTATCGCCCCATCGAAACCCTACGAACTACTCAATGGCAGTTCGCCTGGGACTTAAGCCAAGAACGCCCCCTCTGGGGTTGGGGACTGCGGCAATTTCCCCAACTCTATCAAGAACACACTGGAGTCTGGCTAGGACATCCCCATAACCTCCCCCTAATGCTGTTATCCGAAACCGGGATTCTCGCCACCCTAGCCCTGGGTCTGCCCATCGGCTGGATCTACTATCAGGCAGTCCGCCACCTCAAACAACAACAGTCTCAACCCGACCTCATCGCCCTCACTCTTCTCCTGGCCTTCACCGCCACCAGCCTTTTCCACCTCGTCGATGTCACCCTCTTTGATGCCCGCGTCAACATCCTCGGTTGGTTACTCCTAGCGGCCCTAGACGACGGAAAAAGCATTCCCCAATACAAAAAACCCGAGATCAGCTAA
- a CDS encoding L,D-transpeptidase, whose product MSYLPKLLGALASGAAAILVLSPGAAIAQDEMAYRLRVNPNLQVPPLGEPGDFLPGGDVRPPDAPTDPQVTPDPIGKPSARIELRLGERRVYVYEDDEIVASYPVAIGKPGWETPVGEFEVTNMALDPVWENPWTGELVPPGPDSPIGPAVIVFYEGNDWIAFHGTPHEELIGQAVSHGCVRMRNDDILAMYEKVNPGTPVVVAQ is encoded by the coding sequence ATGTCCTATCTTCCTAAGTTGCTCGGTGCCCTAGCTTCGGGTGCTGCCGCGATTTTGGTCTTGAGTCCGGGAGCGGCGATCGCCCAAGATGAGATGGCCTACCGTCTCCGGGTTAATCCCAATCTTCAGGTTCCTCCCCTGGGTGAACCAGGAGACTTTTTACCGGGTGGCGATGTCCGTCCCCCCGATGCCCCCACTGACCCCCAGGTGACTCCCGATCCTATTGGTAAACCCTCTGCCCGCATTGAACTGCGTCTGGGAGAACGGCGGGTATATGTCTATGAAGATGATGAAATTGTGGCCAGTTATCCGGTGGCGATCGGGAAACCGGGTTGGGAAACACCCGTTGGGGAGTTTGAGGTCACGAATATGGCGTTAGATCCGGTGTGGGAGAATCCCTGGACGGGTGAGTTAGTGCCCCCTGGACCCGATAGTCCTATTGGCCCGGCGGTGATTGTTTTCTATGAGGGCAACGATTGGATTGCGTTTCATGGAACTCCCCATGAGGAGTTAATTGGTCAGGCGGTGTCCCATGGTTGTGTACGAATGCGCAATGATGACATCCTGGCGATGTATGAGAAGGTTAACCCAGGAACTCCTGTGGTGGTTGCGCAATAG
- a CDS encoding NAD(P)/FAD-dependent oxidoreductase: protein MHNVLIIGGGAAGFFGAITAAQHNPNLNITLLEASRHPLHKVRISGGGRCNVTHACFDPKQLVQHYPRGNKALRGPFSRFQPQDTINWFAQQGVTLKTEADGRMFPTTDDSETIAQCLLHTAQRAGVRLETQTPVQAIQRHPQGFRVSLRNGETRDCDRLLLATGSHPSGYRFAQSLGHSIIPPVPSLFTFNIRDPQLTQLAGISVPQVEISLPQHKLKQQGPLLITHWGLSGPAVLKLSAWGARTLHGDRYRSPIRLNWLPQHNPETLKQIYQQQKAKHPRKTLGSFSPIPLSRRLWAYHLQATAIDPQTRWAELSKKALNRLSQQLLQSEYAIEGKGIFKDEFVTCGGINLKEINFKTLESRLCPHLYLAGELLDIDGITGGFNFQNAWTTSWLAGQALAQP from the coding sequence ATGCACAACGTCCTCATTATTGGTGGAGGGGCCGCCGGCTTCTTTGGGGCTATCACCGCCGCCCAGCACAACCCCAACCTCAACATCACCCTCCTCGAAGCCAGCCGCCATCCCCTGCACAAAGTCCGCATCTCCGGCGGTGGACGCTGCAACGTCACCCACGCCTGTTTCGACCCCAAACAACTGGTTCAACATTATCCCCGAGGCAACAAAGCCCTACGGGGTCCCTTTAGCCGCTTCCAACCCCAAGACACCATCAACTGGTTTGCCCAACAGGGCGTAACCCTCAAAACCGAAGCCGACGGGCGAATGTTCCCCACCACCGACGACTCCGAAACCATCGCCCAATGCCTCCTCCACACCGCCCAACGCGCCGGAGTCCGACTCGAAACCCAAACCCCTGTCCAAGCCATCCAACGCCATCCCCAAGGCTTTCGCGTCAGTCTCCGTAACGGAGAAACCCGAGACTGCGATCGCCTCCTCCTGGCCACCGGCAGTCATCCCAGCGGCTATCGTTTCGCCCAATCCCTTGGCCACAGCATCATTCCCCCCGTCCCCTCCCTCTTCACCTTTAATATCCGCGACCCCCAACTCACCCAACTCGCTGGCATCTCCGTCCCCCAAGTCGAAATATCCCTACCCCAACACAAACTCAAACAACAGGGCCCCCTCCTCATCACACATTGGGGCCTCAGCGGTCCCGCCGTCCTCAAACTCTCCGCCTGGGGCGCCAGAACCCTCCATGGCGATCGCTATCGCAGCCCCATCCGTCTCAACTGGCTACCCCAACACAACCCCGAAACCCTCAAGCAGATCTATCAGCAGCAAAAAGCTAAGCATCCCCGTAAAACCCTCGGAAGTTTCTCCCCCATTCCCCTCTCCCGGAGACTCTGGGCCTACCACCTCCAAGCCACAGCCATCGACCCCCAAACCCGCTGGGCCGAACTCTCCAAAAAAGCCCTCAACCGTCTCAGCCAGCAACTACTTCAGAGTGAATATGCCATCGAAGGCAAAGGCATCTTCAAAGACGAATTCGTCACCTGCGGCGGCATCAACTTAAAAGAAATCAACTTCAAGACCCTAGAAAGCCGCCTCTGTCCCCACTTGTACTTAGCCGGAGAACTCCTAGACATCGACGGTATCACCGGCGGCTTCAACTTCCAGAACGCCTGGACGACCAGTTGGCTAGCCGGCCAAGCCCTAGCCCAACCCTAA
- the upp gene encoding uracil phosphoribosyltransferase, protein MTDKLRVYVPPHPLIQNWLTMAREASTPPVLFRTAMTELGRWLTYEAIRDWIPTQPVSVQTPLAPAQGTLVRSDIPLAIVPILRAGLALLPGMQDVLPAATIYHLGMVRDETSLDTSCYLNKLPQEFPPDLHLIISEPMLATGGTLDKTLELLTERGLTADRLRIVSIVAAPPALQRLNDKYSGLVVYAATIDEGLDDRGFIIPGLGDAGDRSFGT, encoded by the coding sequence ATGACCGACAAACTAAGAGTCTACGTCCCCCCCCATCCCCTAATTCAGAACTGGCTCACCATGGCCCGGGAAGCCTCCACCCCCCCCGTCCTCTTCCGCACCGCCATGACCGAACTCGGGCGTTGGCTTACCTACGAAGCCATCCGTGACTGGATTCCCACCCAACCCGTCAGCGTCCAAACCCCCCTCGCCCCCGCCCAAGGAACCCTCGTCCGTTCCGACATCCCCCTCGCCATTGTCCCCATCCTGAGAGCCGGCCTTGCCCTCCTCCCAGGAATGCAAGACGTCCTCCCCGCCGCCACCATCTATCACCTCGGCATGGTTCGCGACGAAACCAGCCTTGACACCAGTTGCTATCTCAACAAACTCCCCCAAGAATTTCCCCCAGACTTGCATCTGATTATTAGCGAACCCATGCTCGCCACCGGCGGAACCCTCGATAAAACCCTCGAACTCCTCACCGAGCGGGGTCTAACAGCCGATCGCCTCCGCATCGTCTCCATCGTCGCCGCTCCCCCAGCCCTACAACGACTCAATGACAAGTATTCCGGACTCGTCGTCTACGCCGCCACCATCGACGAAGGCCTCGACGATCGCGGCTTCATCATCCCCGGCCTCGGCGACGCCGGCGATCGCAGCTTCGGAACCTAG
- a CDS encoding YggT family protein, translating into MESIVLLLAQTLVTFFNIYFALLIIRILLTWFPNVDWSMPPLAILSQLTDPYLNIFRNIIPPIGGIDFSAILAILLLQVVQSIIPSLLMSLV; encoded by the coding sequence ATGGAATCCATCGTCTTACTTCTCGCCCAAACCCTAGTCACCTTCTTCAACATCTACTTTGCCCTACTCATCATCCGCATCCTTCTAACCTGGTTTCCCAACGTAGACTGGAGTATGCCGCCCCTAGCCATTCTCAGCCAGCTCACGGACCCTTATCTAAACATTTTCCGCAACATCATCCCCCCCATTGGCGGCATCGACTTCTCCGCTATCCTCGCCATCCTACTCCTACAAGTCGTCCAATCCATCATCCCCAGCCTCCTCATGTCCCTAGTCTAA